A genome region from Blautia coccoides includes the following:
- a CDS encoding TetR/AcrR family transcriptional regulator yields MGTSAGEGKKQENKKEEILKVSRGFFIEQGYEKTSMRQIAAAADVSLGLVAYHFKTKRDIALEIVQRMYHRFAAFAKMYVNRHRNPILYSGLLVNLNYMVFSSEKYEAFYRDILRNDILLDVIAQSGVETYMSIRDNYRPDLSDEEAEKMGWYGNFISVSMERTLVLYDESLEMMEGSIPDVIFKSYMGLWRFPDVDRIMEEVCTESRELAERILGEHPEIYR; encoded by the coding sequence ATGGGAACATCTGCTGGAGAAGGGAAAAAACAGGAAAATAAAAAGGAAGAGATTCTGAAAGTATCGCGAGGATTTTTTATAGAACAAGGGTATGAGAAGACAAGTATGCGGCAGATTGCGGCTGCCGCTGATGTGAGCCTGGGGCTGGTAGCTTATCATTTTAAGACAAAACGTGATATTGCGCTGGAGATCGTACAGCGGATGTATCACAGATTTGCCGCTTTTGCGAAGATGTATGTGAACCGGCACAGGAATCCGATCCTGTATTCCGGGCTTCTTGTCAATCTGAATTACATGGTGTTTTCCTCAGAAAAATATGAGGCCTTTTACCGGGATATACTGCGCAATGATATACTGCTCGATGTGATCGCACAGTCCGGGGTGGAGACTTATATGAGTATCCGCGACAACTACAGGCCGGATCTGTCGGATGAGGAAGCCGAAAAAATGGGATGGTATGGCAACTTTATTTCTGTCAGTATGGAACGCACCCTCGTGCTCTATGATGAAAGCCTGGAGATGATGGAGGGAAGCATACCGGATGTGATCTTTAAGTCCTATATGGGGTTGTGGAGATTTCCGGATGTGGATAGGATCATGGAAGAGGTTT